The Scleropages formosus chromosome 11, fSclFor1.1, whole genome shotgun sequence genome window below encodes:
- the stx18 gene encoding syntaxin-18 isoform X3, whose translation MRSLPLKASCSSEALVGPKTDVCGVLCTWDSRSLLSWNEMCPHSAQRESGVRKCTLTLDALPRSAHRVKYSDRRTFTHPFSLVCCSLISSDLTRMTDSERDQIDQDAQIFMRTCSDAIRQLRSEAEKQVSSSQVKEHRGAVLDLIEDYLRGVCKLYSEQRAVRVKRVVDRKRLSRLEPEHHSRAERSPSKEPSEEKEQKEESSEVPEAPESSVSLWEEGRVEDELSPEEIQMVCLHISLYRNTVCVLHHHRVHTGHHK comes from the exons ATGCGCAGTTTGCCATTGAAAGCCTCTTGTTCAAGTGAGGCGTTAGTTGGGCCTAAGACCGACGTGTGCGGAGTTCTCTGCACGTGGGACTCAAGATCTCTGTTGTCATGGAACGAGATGTGCCCACACTCTGCTCAACGTGAGAGTGGCGTGAGGAAATGCACCCTCACACTGGATGCCCTCCCAAGAAGTGCACACAGGGTAAAATATTCGGATAGGAGAACCTTCACTCACCCCTTCTCTCTGGTCTGCTGCAGCCTAATCTCGTCCGATTTAACCCGCATGACAGACAGCGAGCGGGACCAGATTGACCAGGATGCCCAGATCTTTATGAGGACGTGCTCGGATGCCATCAGGCAGCTTCGCTCTGAAG CGGAGAAGCAGGTCAGCTCCAGCCAGGTAAAAGAGCATCGTGGAGCTGTTTTGGATCTCATAGAAGACTATTTGAGAG GTGTGTGCAAGCTGTACTCCGAGCAGAGAGCTGTCAGAGTAAAGAGGGTCGTAGACAGGAAGAGGCT CTCCCGCCTGGAGCCTGAGCACCACAGCAGGGCAGAGAGGAGCCCCTCAAAGGAGCCCTCAGAAgagaaggagcagaaggaggagaGTAGTG AGGTGCCAGAGGCCCCAGAGAGCAGTGTCAGTCTGTGGGAGGAAGGACGGGTGGAAGATGAGCTCTCGCCTGAGGAGATCCAGATGGTGTGTCTTCACATTAGCCTGTACCGCAACACCGTTTGTGTCCTGCACCACCACAGAGTTCACACTGGACACCACAAGTAG
- the stx18 gene encoding syntaxin-18 isoform X1 → MRSLPLKASCSSEALVGPKTDVCGVLCTWDSRSLLSWNEMCPHSAQRESGVRKCTLTLDALPRSAHRVKYSDRRTFTHPFSLVCCSLISSDLTRMTDSERDQIDQDAQIFMRTCSDAIRQLRSEAEKQVSSSQVKEHRGAVLDLIEDYLRGVCKLYSEQRAVRVKRVVDRKRLSRLEPEHHSRAERSPSKEPSEEKEQKEESSEVPEAPESSVSLWEEGRVEDELSPEEIQMFEQENQRLVSEMSSLVDEVRQIEGKVVEISRLQEIFAEKVLQQETEIDNIHQLVVGATENVKEGNEDIREAIKNNAGFRVWILFFLVMCSFSLLFLDWYDS, encoded by the exons ATGCGCAGTTTGCCATTGAAAGCCTCTTGTTCAAGTGAGGCGTTAGTTGGGCCTAAGACCGACGTGTGCGGAGTTCTCTGCACGTGGGACTCAAGATCTCTGTTGTCATGGAACGAGATGTGCCCACACTCTGCTCAACGTGAGAGTGGCGTGAGGAAATGCACCCTCACACTGGATGCCCTCCCAAGAAGTGCACACAGGGTAAAATATTCGGATAGGAGAACCTTCACTCACCCCTTCTCTCTGGTCTGCTGCAGCCTAATCTCGTCCGATTTAACCCGCATGACAGACAGCGAGCGGGACCAGATTGACCAGGATGCCCAGATCTTTATGAGGACGTGCTCGGATGCCATCAGGCAGCTTCGCTCTGAAG CGGAGAAGCAGGTCAGCTCCAGCCAGGTAAAAGAGCATCGTGGAGCTGTTTTGGATCTCATAGAAGACTATTTGAGAG GTGTGTGCAAGCTGTACTCCGAGCAGAGAGCTGTCAGAGTAAAGAGGGTCGTAGACAGGAAGAGGCT CTCCCGCCTGGAGCCTGAGCACCACAGCAGGGCAGAGAGGAGCCCCTCAAAGGAGCCCTCAGAAgagaaggagcagaaggaggagaGTAGTG AGGTGCCAGAGGCCCCAGAGAGCAGTGTCAGTCTGTGGGAGGAAGGACGGGTGGAAGATGAGCTCTCGCCTGAGGAGATCCAGATG TTTGAACAAGAGAACCAGCGTCTGGTGAGCGAGATGAGCAGCCTGGTGGACGAAGTTCG GCAGATCGAAGGCAAGGTGGTGGAGATCTCTCGGCTCCAGGAGATTTTTGCTGAAAAGGTTCTGCAGCAG GAGACAGAGATAGACAACATTCACCAGCTCGTCGTGGGCGCCACTGAGAACGTCAAAGAAGGGAACGAGGACATCAGGGAG GCCATCAAGAACAACGCCGGCTTCCGCGTGTGGATCCTTTTCTTCCTCGTCATGTGCTCCTTCTCGCTGCTCTTCCTGGACTGGTACGACAGCTAG
- the zbtb49 gene encoding zinc finger and BTB domain-containing protein 49 isoform X1 produces the protein MDALSSHSSYLLQQLQEQRIQGLLCDCMLVVKGVCFKAHKNVLAAFSSYFRSLFQNSPSQKNEVFHLVIQDVGGIGQILDYMYTSHLEVNQDNVQALLDIAQCLQVPNVLGTCNAFLKSCTSAEPSFPLAGMLTSDPACILGAGVAPEPSPNGPSSEALRKPPYGSPNPEAPRSTPSAPTDKQLVHGYKLRNFYSKQYFKQSAAQGGNCSLAPSPLVVVEEPFPPADEDRQPPPAPPVPPQPDRTGPPGKASPLGRQLRPKKTVYLKKYNYLRSQKALEELSSGTEDFPGSRPAGAGGERSAGGTADAIVVGCLPEAETEAETELVADARLPSPLPPTAEEPHPKTDGDALPAAQVKQYCCEVCGKTFKHPSNLELHKRSHTGEKPFQCNICGKNFSQAGNLQTHLRRHSGEKPYICEICGKSFAASGDVQRHIVIHTGERPHLCDICGRGFSNFSNLKEHKKTHTTDKVFTCDQCGKSFNMQRKMLKHRVRHSGERPYSCQTCGKSFAGSGDLRRHVRTHTGERPYTCDTCGKCFTRSAVLRRHRTTHCRTAASSPGEEGAETAAIEGAPFSQTAAHAEAPQDLEARTQTQVATSLSPPPSASFSELRSPGPHPQPHPQPQPLLLPLSQQDKCSQPDTLRLHKAQLQQDAFGYAEESSPAGEEPLQGSRPSLSALDAHCGLPLGSRANSTSYRSSEGPFFSSVTLWGLAMKTLQNDTDMEQ, from the exons ATGGATGCCCTGTCCAGCCACAGCTCGtacctcctgcagcagctgcaggagcagcGCATCCAGGGCCTCCTCTGCGACTGCATGCTGGTGGTGAAGGGGGTCTGCTTTAAGGCCCACAAGAACGTTCTGGCAGCTTTCAGTTCATATTTCAG GTCCTTGTTCCAGAACTCCCCCAGTCAGAAGAATGAGGTGTTTCACCTGGTCATCCAAGACGTGGGTGGCATCGGCCAGATCCTCGACTACATGTACACCTCACACCTGGAGGTGAACCAGGACAACGTACAGGCGCTGCTGGACATCGCTCAGTGCCTCCAGGTGCCCAACGTCCTGGGGACGTGTAACGCCTTCCTCAAGTCCTGCACCTCCGCCGAGCCTTCGTTCCCTCTCGCTGGGATGCTGACCTCCGACCCCGCGTGCATCCTGGGAGCGGGCGTGGCGCCGGAGCCCAGTCCGAACGGGCCCTCCTCGGAGGCGTTGCGGAAGCCGCCCTACGGCAGTCCCAACCCGGAGGCCCCGAGGAGCACCCCTTCCGCCCCAACCGACAAGCAGCTGGTCCACGGCTACAAGCTGCGCAACTTCTACAGCAAGCAGTACTTCAAGCAGAGCGCCGCGCAGGGCGGGAACTGCTCTCTGGCGCCGAGTCccctggtggtggtggaggagccCTTCCCGCCTGCCGACGAGGACCGCCAGCCACCTCCCGCCCCGCCCGTGCCGCCGCAGCCCGATCGCACGGGCCCGCCGGGGAAGGCGTCGCCGCTCGGCAGACAACTGCGCCCCAAGAAGACGGTCTACCTCAAGAAGTATAATTACCTGAGGTCACAGAAGGCGCTGGAGGAGCTGAGCTCCGGCACCGAGGACTTTCCAGGGAGCCGTCCCGCAGGGGCTGGCGGCGAGCGGTCCGCGGGGGGAACCGCAGACGCCATCGTTGTCGGCTGCCTCCCGGAGGCGGAGACAGAGGCGGAGACGGAGCTCGTAGCGGACGCCCGCCTCCCCAGCCCGCTGCCGCCGACCGCCGAGGAGCCGCACCCCAAGACGGACGGCGACGCGCTGCCAGCGGCCCAGGTGAAGCAGTACTGCTGCGAGGTGTGTGGGAAGACCTTCAAACACCCCAGCAACCTGGAGCTGCACAAACGCTCACACACAG gtGAGAAACCCTTTCAGTGCAACATCTGTGGGAAGAACTTTTCTCAA GCAGGAAACTTACAGACACATTTACGTCGACATTCGGGAGAAAAGCCATACATTTGTGAGATTTGTGGGAAAAG CTTTGCTGCCTCTGGGGATGTCCAGCGTCACATTGTGATTCACACTGGAGAGAGACCACACCTCTGTGACATCTGTGGACGAG GGTTCAGCAACTTCAGTAACTTGAAGGAGCACAAGAAGACGCACACCACGGACAAAGTGTTCACGTGCGACCAGTGCGGCAAGTCCTTCAACATGCAGAGGAAGATGctgaagcacagggtgcgaCACTCAGGGGAGCGACCCTACAGCTGTCAGACGTGTG ggAAGAGCTTCGCAGGCTCCGGTGACCTCAGGagacacgtgcgcacacacaccggcGAGAGGCCATATACCTGCGACACGTGCGGCAAGTGCTTCACCCGCTCGGCCGTCCTGAGGAGGCACCGCACCACGCACTGCCGCACCGCCGCCAGCAGCCCCGGGGAAGAGGGGGCAGAGACAGCCGCCATCGAGGGAGCCCCCTTCTCGCAGACCGCTGCTCATGCCGAAGCTCCGCAGGACTTGGAGGCCCGGACCCAAACCCAGGTGGCGACGTCCCTGAGCCCGCCGCCCTCGGCTTCTTTCTCGGAGCTGCGCTCGCCGGggccccacccccagccccacccccagccccagcccctgCTCCTGCCCCTCTCCCAGCAGGACAAGTGCTCTCAGCCCGACACCCTGAGGCTGCACAAAGCCCAGCTCCAGCAGGATGCATTCGGCTACGCCGAGGAGAGCAGCCCGGCGGGCGAGGAGCCACTACAGGGGTCTCGACCCTCCCTGTCGGCGCTAGACGCTCACTGCGGGCTCCCGCTGGGCAGCCGGGCCAACAGCACCTCCTACAGGAGCAGTGAGGGGCCGTTCTTCTCCAGCGTCACGCTGTGGGGTCTGGCCATGAAGACACTGCAGAACGACACCGACATGGagcagtga
- the LOC108924185 gene encoding neuronal vesicle trafficking-associated protein 1-like, with the protein MVKVGSNFGEKSSAKPGSEDGFDTIPLMTPLDVNQLQFPPPDKVVVKTKTEYDGDQKKGKFRSPKIAEFTISVIEGVSERLKVTLLVLCALAFLVCVVFLVVYKVYQYEQPCPEGFLYTQGRCMPAGVYSYYPPQGPGGRGRLFTIINHYNVAKQTITRSVSPWMTVMSEEKVSQQEMETSQKLA; encoded by the exons ATGGTGAAGGTGGGCAGTAATTTCGGGGAGAAGAGCAGCGCGAAGCCCGGGTCCGAGGACGGCTTCGACACCATCCCGCTGATGACCCCGCTGGACGTGAACCAGCTGCAGTTCCCCCCGCCCGACAAG GTGGTGGTGAAAACCAAGACGGAGTACGATGGCGACCAGAAGAAGGGCAAATTCCGCTCCCCCAAAATCGCCGAATTTACAATCAGCGTCATCGAAGGCGTCTCGGAGCGACTCAAA GTCACCCTGCTAGTGCTCTGCGCTCTCGCGTTTCTGGTCTGTGTCGTCTTCCTGGTCGTCTACAAAGTGTACCAGTACGAGCAGCCTTGTCCCGAAGGGTTCCTCTACACG CAGGGGCGGTGCATGCCGGCCGGGGTCTACAGCTACTACCCCCCGCAGGGGCCAGGAGGGCGCGGCCGCCTCTTCACCATCATCAACCACTACAACGTGGCCAAGCAGACCATCACACGCTCCGTCTCCCCCTGGATGACCGTCATGTCTGAAGAGAAGGTCTctcagcaggagatggagacGTCCCAGAAGCTGGCCTAA
- the zbtb49 gene encoding zinc finger and BTB domain-containing protein 49 isoform X2, whose product MYTSHLEVNQDNVQALLDIAQCLQVPNVLGTCNAFLKSCTSAEPSFPLAGMLTSDPACILGAGVAPEPSPNGPSSEALRKPPYGSPNPEAPRSTPSAPTDKQLVHGYKLRNFYSKQYFKQSAAQGGNCSLAPSPLVVVEEPFPPADEDRQPPPAPPVPPQPDRTGPPGKASPLGRQLRPKKTVYLKKYNYLRSQKALEELSSGTEDFPGSRPAGAGGERSAGGTADAIVVGCLPEAETEAETELVADARLPSPLPPTAEEPHPKTDGDALPAAQVKQYCCEVCGKTFKHPSNLELHKRSHTGEKPFQCNICGKNFSQAGNLQTHLRRHSGEKPYICEICGKSFAASGDVQRHIVIHTGERPHLCDICGRGFSNFSNLKEHKKTHTTDKVFTCDQCGKSFNMQRKMLKHRVRHSGERPYSCQTCGKSFAGSGDLRRHVRTHTGERPYTCDTCGKCFTRSAVLRRHRTTHCRTAASSPGEEGAETAAIEGAPFSQTAAHAEAPQDLEARTQTQVATSLSPPPSASFSELRSPGPHPQPHPQPQPLLLPLSQQDKCSQPDTLRLHKAQLQQDAFGYAEESSPAGEEPLQGSRPSLSALDAHCGLPLGSRANSTSYRSSEGPFFSSVTLWGLAMKTLQNDTDMEQ is encoded by the exons ATGTACACCTCACACCTGGAGGTGAACCAGGACAACGTACAGGCGCTGCTGGACATCGCTCAGTGCCTCCAGGTGCCCAACGTCCTGGGGACGTGTAACGCCTTCCTCAAGTCCTGCACCTCCGCCGAGCCTTCGTTCCCTCTCGCTGGGATGCTGACCTCCGACCCCGCGTGCATCCTGGGAGCGGGCGTGGCGCCGGAGCCCAGTCCGAACGGGCCCTCCTCGGAGGCGTTGCGGAAGCCGCCCTACGGCAGTCCCAACCCGGAGGCCCCGAGGAGCACCCCTTCCGCCCCAACCGACAAGCAGCTGGTCCACGGCTACAAGCTGCGCAACTTCTACAGCAAGCAGTACTTCAAGCAGAGCGCCGCGCAGGGCGGGAACTGCTCTCTGGCGCCGAGTCccctggtggtggtggaggagccCTTCCCGCCTGCCGACGAGGACCGCCAGCCACCTCCCGCCCCGCCCGTGCCGCCGCAGCCCGATCGCACGGGCCCGCCGGGGAAGGCGTCGCCGCTCGGCAGACAACTGCGCCCCAAGAAGACGGTCTACCTCAAGAAGTATAATTACCTGAGGTCACAGAAGGCGCTGGAGGAGCTGAGCTCCGGCACCGAGGACTTTCCAGGGAGCCGTCCCGCAGGGGCTGGCGGCGAGCGGTCCGCGGGGGGAACCGCAGACGCCATCGTTGTCGGCTGCCTCCCGGAGGCGGAGACAGAGGCGGAGACGGAGCTCGTAGCGGACGCCCGCCTCCCCAGCCCGCTGCCGCCGACCGCCGAGGAGCCGCACCCCAAGACGGACGGCGACGCGCTGCCAGCGGCCCAGGTGAAGCAGTACTGCTGCGAGGTGTGTGGGAAGACCTTCAAACACCCCAGCAACCTGGAGCTGCACAAACGCTCACACACAG gtGAGAAACCCTTTCAGTGCAACATCTGTGGGAAGAACTTTTCTCAA GCAGGAAACTTACAGACACATTTACGTCGACATTCGGGAGAAAAGCCATACATTTGTGAGATTTGTGGGAAAAG CTTTGCTGCCTCTGGGGATGTCCAGCGTCACATTGTGATTCACACTGGAGAGAGACCACACCTCTGTGACATCTGTGGACGAG GGTTCAGCAACTTCAGTAACTTGAAGGAGCACAAGAAGACGCACACCACGGACAAAGTGTTCACGTGCGACCAGTGCGGCAAGTCCTTCAACATGCAGAGGAAGATGctgaagcacagggtgcgaCACTCAGGGGAGCGACCCTACAGCTGTCAGACGTGTG ggAAGAGCTTCGCAGGCTCCGGTGACCTCAGGagacacgtgcgcacacacaccggcGAGAGGCCATATACCTGCGACACGTGCGGCAAGTGCTTCACCCGCTCGGCCGTCCTGAGGAGGCACCGCACCACGCACTGCCGCACCGCCGCCAGCAGCCCCGGGGAAGAGGGGGCAGAGACAGCCGCCATCGAGGGAGCCCCCTTCTCGCAGACCGCTGCTCATGCCGAAGCTCCGCAGGACTTGGAGGCCCGGACCCAAACCCAGGTGGCGACGTCCCTGAGCCCGCCGCCCTCGGCTTCTTTCTCGGAGCTGCGCTCGCCGGggccccacccccagccccacccccagccccagcccctgCTCCTGCCCCTCTCCCAGCAGGACAAGTGCTCTCAGCCCGACACCCTGAGGCTGCACAAAGCCCAGCTCCAGCAGGATGCATTCGGCTACGCCGAGGAGAGCAGCCCGGCGGGCGAGGAGCCACTACAGGGGTCTCGACCCTCCCTGTCGGCGCTAGACGCTCACTGCGGGCTCCCGCTGGGCAGCCGGGCCAACAGCACCTCCTACAGGAGCAGTGAGGGGCCGTTCTTCTCCAGCGTCACGCTGTGGGGTCTGGCCATGAAGACACTGCAGAACGACACCGACATGGagcagtga
- the stx18 gene encoding syntaxin-18 isoform X2, which translates to MAVDITLLFKASVKTVKTRNKAIGVGFDSSKDEILRKSRPKNGFSCRAREVISNITKLKDFLLQHRKDYVSADSLISSDLTRMTDSERDQIDQDAQIFMRTCSDAIRQLRSEAEKQVSSSQVKEHRGAVLDLIEDYLRGVCKLYSEQRAVRVKRVVDRKRLSRLEPEHHSRAERSPSKEPSEEKEQKEESSEVPEAPESSVSLWEEGRVEDELSPEEIQMFEQENQRLVSEMSSLVDEVRQIEGKVVEISRLQEIFAEKVLQQETEIDNIHQLVVGATENVKEGNEDIREAIKNNAGFRVWILFFLVMCSFSLLFLDWYDS; encoded by the exons ATGGCGGTTGATATTACTTTGCTGTTCAAAGCCAGTGTGAAGACGGTGAAAACGCGGAACAAAGCGATTGGCGTCGGGTTCGACTCTTCCAAAGACGAGATACTGAGGAAGAGCAGACCCAAGAACGGCTTCTCGTGCAGAGCCAGAGAGGTG ATTTCCAACATCACCAAGCTGAAGgacttcctgctgcagcacaggAAAGACTATGTGAGCGCTGACAG CCTAATCTCGTCCGATTTAACCCGCATGACAGACAGCGAGCGGGACCAGATTGACCAGGATGCCCAGATCTTTATGAGGACGTGCTCGGATGCCATCAGGCAGCTTCGCTCTGAAG CGGAGAAGCAGGTCAGCTCCAGCCAGGTAAAAGAGCATCGTGGAGCTGTTTTGGATCTCATAGAAGACTATTTGAGAG GTGTGTGCAAGCTGTACTCCGAGCAGAGAGCTGTCAGAGTAAAGAGGGTCGTAGACAGGAAGAGGCT CTCCCGCCTGGAGCCTGAGCACCACAGCAGGGCAGAGAGGAGCCCCTCAAAGGAGCCCTCAGAAgagaaggagcagaaggaggagaGTAGTG AGGTGCCAGAGGCCCCAGAGAGCAGTGTCAGTCTGTGGGAGGAAGGACGGGTGGAAGATGAGCTCTCGCCTGAGGAGATCCAGATG TTTGAACAAGAGAACCAGCGTCTGGTGAGCGAGATGAGCAGCCTGGTGGACGAAGTTCG GCAGATCGAAGGCAAGGTGGTGGAGATCTCTCGGCTCCAGGAGATTTTTGCTGAAAAGGTTCTGCAGCAG GAGACAGAGATAGACAACATTCACCAGCTCGTCGTGGGCGCCACTGAGAACGTCAAAGAAGGGAACGAGGACATCAGGGAG GCCATCAAGAACAACGCCGGCTTCCGCGTGTGGATCCTTTTCTTCCTCGTCATGTGCTCCTTCTCGCTGCTCTTCCTGGACTGGTACGACAGCTAG